A section of the Candidatus Poribacteria bacterium genome encodes:
- the polX gene encoding DNA polymerase/3'-5' exonuclease PolX → MTNDEIGEVFRNIGNLLQIKGDDSFRARIYDRAAETIDELSVDLHRLAEEGTLRSIPGIGKAIEQKIIEMLETGRCRFHDNLIDEMGPDVLDLIAIRGVGVKTAGRFYNELGVKGLSDLRAAIDADRLTQMKRMGAKTIASIDEGLRFLEAQRKLRPLRQILPIAAAVFDALKNCPDIKRLDFTGDFRRHEEMLQSLELVAECGSAQAIVEVLSEVKGVVSPAIEDNVCVVASVDRGFPLRVYCTSAAEYEATLVVTTGADAHQTQFNQIALSQGIEPIGEPLPDWSKNRTEADIYGQLGLPFIVPELRDNADSLEAASADNLPTLIEQSDLRCDLHMHTDWSDGRGTIRQMVETAASLGHEYIAITDHSESSRVANGLTPERLSSQIQQVREINTEVDGMEVLAGSEVDIRKDGSLDFPDELLAQLDIVIASVHEGLSMSESEMTDRIIRAIENPYVTIIGHPTGRLLGRRPGYAVNLEAVIDAAAAHGVALEINAAPSRLDLEPSSVRQARDRGVLLSVNTDAHSIPDLERVLFGINVARRGWLEKTDVLNTYSLATVKEMMAGRVRGSE, encoded by the coding sequence ATGACAAACGACGAAATCGGTGAAGTGTTCAGGAATATCGGGAATCTGCTCCAAATCAAAGGCGACGACTCCTTTCGTGCCAGAATCTACGATCGAGCGGCGGAGACAATTGACGAACTCTCGGTGGATCTGCATAGATTGGCAGAGGAGGGAACGCTTCGCTCAATTCCGGGAATCGGCAAAGCGATTGAACAGAAAATTATCGAAATGCTGGAGACAGGACGGTGCCGCTTCCATGATAACCTGATCGATGAGATGGGACCCGATGTGCTAGACCTCATCGCCATTCGGGGGGTTGGCGTAAAAACAGCGGGACGATTTTATAATGAGCTGGGCGTAAAGGGCCTGAGCGATCTCCGAGCAGCAATTGATGCAGATCGGCTCACGCAGATGAAACGGATGGGTGCTAAGACAATTGCATCTATTGATGAGGGGTTGCGGTTTCTCGAAGCGCAGAGAAAGCTGCGCCCGCTCCGACAGATTTTACCGATTGCGGCTGCTGTCTTTGATGCACTTAAAAATTGTCCAGATATCAAGCGGCTGGACTTCACCGGAGATTTTCGCAGGCACGAGGAGATGTTACAAAGCCTTGAGCTAGTCGCGGAATGCGGCAGTGCACAAGCGATTGTTGAAGTGTTGTCCGAGGTAAAAGGTGTGGTATCACCAGCGATAGAAGATAATGTCTGCGTCGTTGCTTCTGTAGATAGGGGATTTCCGTTGCGGGTTTACTGTACCAGTGCAGCAGAATATGAAGCAACTTTAGTCGTAACAACGGGTGCGGACGCGCACCAGACTCAATTCAATCAAATCGCTTTATCTCAAGGTATTGAGCCAATAGGTGAACCGCTGCCCGATTGGTCAAAAAACAGGACGGAAGCCGATATTTATGGTCAACTTGGATTGCCGTTTATCGTTCCTGAACTACGAGATAACGCGGATTCGCTTGAGGCGGCATCCGCGGATAATCTACCAACCCTTATTGAGCAGAGCGATCTACGGTGTGATTTGCACATGCACACTGATTGGAGCGATGGACGGGGTACAATTCGGCAGATGGTAGAGACCGCGGCATCACTTGGGCATGAATACATCGCCATTACTGATCACTCCGAATCCTCACGGGTTGCCAACGGCTTAACGCCTGAACGGTTGTCGTCACAAATCCAACAGGTTCGGGAAATCAACACAGAAGTCGATGGGATGGAAGTGCTTGCAGGTTCAGAGGTCGATATCCGGAAAGACGGCAGCCTTGATTTCCCTGACGAACTCTTGGCGCAGCTTGACATTGTTATAGCAAGCGTCCATGAGGGGTTGTCAATGAGTGAATCGGAGATGACCGACCGCATTATTCGCGCAATCGAAAATCCGTATGTCACTATCATCGGACACCCAACAGGCCGCCTGCTAGGGCGACGTCCGGGATATGCAGTCAACCTTGAAGCAGTGATCGACGCAGCGGCAGCGCACGGTGTCGCATTAGAGATTAACGCTGCACCCAGCCGACTGGATCTTGAACCGAGTTCTGTACGGCAGGCGCGTGATCGCGGCGTCCTATTGTCGGTCAATACCGATGCGCATTCAATCCCTGACTTAGAGCGTGTTCTATTCGGGATCAACGTTGCCCGGCGCGGTTGGCTGGAGAAAACTGATGTTCTCAACACCTATTCGCTGGCAACGGTGAAAGAGATGATGGCTGGACGAGTGAGGGGTAGCGAATAA
- a CDS encoding GNAT family N-acetyltransferase, with the protein MARQLRMVRPNLDGLPQMEIPEGYEIRTYQEGDDVHWANVISDSFGGERTAEDARRDIMDRDVFEPEGLYFATYWGTPVGTTCAWKDTLDETEVGIVHMVGVHSAHTGHKLGRCVT; encoded by the coding sequence ATGGCAAGGCAATTGAGAATGGTTCGACCCAATTTGGATGGATTGCCCCAAATGGAGATTCCGGAGGGGTATGAAATCCGCACCTACCAAGAGGGGGACGATGTACACTGGGCAAACGTGATCAGCGACTCGTTTGGTGGTGAACGCACGGCTGAAGATGCCCGCCGCGATATTATGGATCGCGATGTGTTTGAGCCGGAGGGGCTCTATTTTGCGACCTATTGGGGCACGCCGGTCGGTACGACATGCGCGTGGAAAGATACGCTCGATGAGACAGAGGTTGGCATTGTCCACATGGTTGGCGTCCATTCTGCCCACACGGGACATAAGCTCGGTAGATGTGTAAC
- a CDS encoding glycosyltransferase family 39 protein, with product MRFARIDLVLIPILTIGFALRIVGLSVGLPDHPDPREPLIAQDILNLIHLESPPQIYNWPGTAWFYLVALIGVVLETFGLELTVAQVIWLGRFINVLLSTATIWLTYQVGTQFYSRPIGLIGSGLLAVAMLHATNESRFALVDIPATFCVALLLWCCAKTQAVTFRRVVWLSVIVGIGFAVKFTTIFAGLSVVALLFLRAEHFRASDFFLKLATIVGVVGAAFTIVCPYWLVDLFSAEWNLFFDALLYESSHYQKGHFGLFATGEINWFNRFTYLWTLLRWGLGTPLTLLVIVGTVLAIIQRKDADKILLAFVIPYLLFIGSHKLKFVRHLLLIYPVLTLFAAGCIDGVSTALSRWNWDRRNPILKQWITLIFSATILGGVGVYSLIYTAAFANVARSVPTTVEAKEWIESNIPPDKAIEREPEVLFDWVMPKLGREAYGEGAEWVVVSMPNAEVFLNYAANPSHYSAIDWYPLESVDTEATGEFYERVFGKSGRYTLVQRFQRQPRFLGIPISDHDAPFPIRALTHPEIRVYRLQKFH from the coding sequence ATGCGCTTTGCTCGGATTGATCTAGTTCTCATTCCTATCCTCACGATCGGTTTCGCACTCCGAATCGTTGGGCTTAGTGTCGGTTTGCCTGATCACCCCGATCCACGTGAACCGCTGATTGCACAGGACATTCTCAACCTTATCCATCTTGAATCCCCACCTCAGATCTATAATTGGCCCGGAACCGCTTGGTTCTACTTAGTTGCGTTGATCGGTGTGGTTTTAGAGACGTTTGGATTAGAACTGACAGTTGCTCAGGTCATCTGGTTAGGTCGCTTTATAAACGTTCTGCTGTCAACAGCGACTATCTGGTTGACATATCAGGTTGGGACTCAGTTTTACAGCCGTCCTATTGGCCTGATAGGTAGTGGATTGCTTGCCGTAGCAATGCTACATGCAACGAACGAGTCTCGCTTTGCACTGGTCGACATTCCCGCTACCTTCTGTGTAGCCCTGCTGCTCTGGTGCTGTGCAAAGACACAAGCTGTCACATTCCGTCGCGTTGTTTGGCTGAGTGTTATCGTAGGAATCGGCTTCGCCGTTAAGTTCACAACGATTTTCGCAGGCTTATCCGTCGTTGCCCTTCTGTTCTTACGAGCAGAGCATTTTCGGGCTTCGGATTTCTTCTTGAAATTGGCAACAATCGTCGGGGTTGTAGGAGCGGCGTTCACGATAGTCTGCCCATATTGGCTGGTTGATCTCTTTTCCGCGGAGTGGAACCTGTTCTTCGATGCCCTTCTCTATGAATCTTCGCACTATCAAAAAGGGCACTTTGGGCTGTTTGCAACCGGTGAAATCAACTGGTTCAATCGGTTTACCTATCTGTGGACGCTTCTGCGGTGGGGGCTGGGCACGCCGTTGACGTTGCTGGTAATCGTCGGGACCGTGTTGGCGATAATTCAACGGAAAGATGCGGATAAAATTCTCCTTGCCTTTGTGATACCCTATCTGTTATTCATCGGTTCGCACAAGCTAAAATTTGTCCGTCATCTGCTGTTGATCTATCCGGTGTTGACACTATTCGCGGCGGGCTGTATAGATGGGGTGAGCACCGCACTCTCCAGATGGAATTGGGATCGCCGAAATCCGATTCTAAAACAGTGGATAACCCTCATCTTCTCTGCCACCATTCTGGGCGGGGTGGGTGTGTATTCGTTGATTTACACCGCTGCCTTTGCCAACGTTGCGAGATCTGTCCCGACAACTGTCGAGGCAAAGGAGTGGATAGAATCGAATATCCCACCGGATAAGGCGATTGAACGTGAACCTGAAGTATTGTTTGATTGGGTTATGCCAAAATTGGGCAGAGAAGCCTATGGAGAAGGCGCAGAGTGGGTCGTTGTCTCAATGCCAAATGCAGAGGTTTTTCTAAACTACGCCGCAAATCCATCACACTATTCTGCAATCGATTGGTATCCGCTAGAATCGGTTGATACGGAAGCAACGGGAGAATTCTACGAGCGAGTTTTCGGGAAATCGGGTCGGTATACTCTCGTACAACGTTTTCAGCGTCAACCCCGTTTTCTCGGTATTCCGATCTCGGATCATGACGCGCCTTTTCCGATACGGGCGTTGACGCATCCGGAGATACGAGTTTATCGACTGCAGAAATTTCACTAA
- a CDS encoding rhomboid family intramembrane serine protease: MKIQIRNQIFDIDETTLYDWIKLGRVPRDAFVWSETLTDGQWLPVTELPPARKLWDLDNDSERTNVDQSDNSSAELKSGRGFLKYPRRLPVVAIFHPLELRLIASAQDLGPLIQFGAYSYHLIVEDGEYWRLLTSTFLHAHALHLLLNMGILFLLGSLLEGVYGRTRFLFFYLISAIVSSVASLPFVQNALGVGASGAVFGLIGVAVALGIRYKDRLPRRLGRILGLRLLPYIAIDILLGFFIFPHFNYNVNNAAHLGGLFAGFVGGLVLTPEIFSYRGREKRIVAGLTAVLVALTIASGVMPVLHAVTDSRETAERQVDRVSPADLTDYIKSHEQIILTRPYDPNAYAILENLYIEALQTFPDDASWTHKLKQFYEKALQADPDNPVWNNNLLWVYQATAFEGPDEKTDLTDYIELCETVADKRGYNQPLYQNLEYFYTRAKGLAPQEGRFWDRKLEVFYQGAIKKDPENGTWNNNLAWLYVEQQTNPQKAVELALNAVKQAPTEKNFLDTLGWAYYRNGQYRKALRAFEQVVASPIATEEDFKAQESGWKGITELVQAEKSPQALRNFTPVFLKFYERLSHLFPENSANRAKLDAVFDLFQQRVYGR, translated from the coding sequence ATGAAGATTCAAATTAGAAATCAAATCTTTGACATTGATGAGACAACGCTATATGACTGGATAAAGCTAGGGCGCGTACCGCGGGATGCTTTCGTATGGTCCGAAACGCTCACCGATGGCCAATGGCTGCCTGTCACCGAACTCCCGCCGGCTCGGAAACTGTGGGACCTTGACAACGATTCAGAACGTACAAACGTTGATCAATCAGATAACAGCAGCGCCGAGTTAAAATCAGGTCGAGGTTTTCTCAAGTACCCAAGAAGATTACCTGTGGTCGCCATTTTTCACCCACTCGAACTTCGGTTGATAGCGTCTGCCCAAGACTTGGGTCCCCTGATTCAGTTTGGGGCTTACTCTTATCACTTAATTGTAGAAGATGGGGAATACTGGCGCCTGTTAACAAGTACCTTTTTGCACGCCCATGCCTTGCACCTGCTCCTGAATATGGGCATACTGTTCCTCCTCGGCAGCTTGTTAGAAGGGGTGTACGGCAGAACCCGGTTTTTGTTTTTCTATCTGATTTCAGCTATCGTAAGTAGTGTTGCCAGTTTGCCTTTTGTTCAAAATGCCCTTGGGGTTGGGGCATCGGGTGCCGTATTCGGGTTGATTGGCGTTGCTGTCGCTTTGGGCATCCGTTACAAGGATCGGCTTCCAAGAAGGCTGGGACGGATTCTCGGCTTACGACTGCTCCCATATATTGCGATTGACATTCTTCTTGGATTCTTTATTTTCCCCCATTTCAACTATAACGTCAACAACGCCGCTCACCTCGGCGGACTGTTCGCAGGGTTTGTTGGCGGGCTAGTCCTTACGCCAGAGATTTTTAGCTATCGTGGACGTGAAAAAAGGATTGTGGCAGGATTGACAGCGGTGCTTGTGGCTTTGACAATCGCAAGCGGTGTTATGCCGGTCCTACATGCCGTCACCGATTCAAGGGAAACGGCTGAACGTCAGGTTGATAGGGTGTCCCCCGCTGACTTAACCGATTATATCAAGAGTCACGAGCAGATAATCCTAACACGCCCTTATGATCCCAATGCCTACGCGATTCTTGAAAACCTTTATATCGAAGCATTACAAACTTTTCCGGATGACGCGTCTTGGACACACAAACTTAAACAGTTCTACGAAAAAGCGCTCCAAGCGGATCCAGACAACCCTGTTTGGAACAATAATCTGTTATGGGTTTACCAAGCAACAGCTTTCGAGGGTCCAGATGAGAAAACGGACCTGACAGACTATATCGAACTGTGTGAAACGGTTGCAGATAAACGGGGTTACAATCAGCCCCTGTATCAAAACTTGGAATATTTTTACACGCGTGCCAAGGGGCTTGCCCCTCAAGAAGGGAGATTTTGGGATCGTAAGTTGGAAGTTTTTTATCAAGGAGCCATCAAAAAAGACCCTGAAAATGGAACATGGAATAATAACTTGGCATGGCTCTACGTCGAGCAGCAGACCAACCCGCAAAAGGCAGTTGAACTTGCGCTGAACGCGGTGAAACAAGCCCCGACGGAAAAAAACTTTCTAGATACCCTTGGCTGGGCATATTATCGGAATGGGCAGTATCGGAAAGCACTTCGTGCTTTTGAGCAAGTTGTTGCAAGCCCCATAGCAACTGAGGAGGACTTCAAGGCTCAGGAAAGCGGGTGGAAAGGTATTACGGAACTAGTTCAAGCCGAGAAGTCTCCGCAAGCGTTGCGAAACTTCACTCCGGTGTTCTTGAAATTTTATGAACGGTTGTCTCACCTATTTCCAGAGAATTCTGCGAATCGGGCAAAACTTGATGCGGTCTTCGATCTCTTTCAGCAAAGGGTTTACGGACGATAG